Genomic segment of Yoonia sp. R2331:
GCCGTCGCACCACATCCGCAGATAGATCACAGCGGTCGCCTTCAGGCTGTCGTAATCCTGCAAATGACCAACGGCTGCGCCGCCACGCTCTGGGATCATCGCATTCATTTGGTGAGGATCAATTTGCCAGCGCGGGTGATCCGCAGCACGTAGACCTGACCGTCCAGATCAATGCGCGCCTCTGCGCCGGTCTTGATCAGATCGCGGGCATCATAACGTAATGGCGCCACCTTGGATCGGTCAGTCTTGGGGGCCTTGGATTGAAGGTCCATCAGTCTGTTTCCATTTGTGTTGAGCGGCCAGACGGTTTGACCGGAACCCACGATTTTGACATGCGAAGACGTCCTTTCATCTCATGAATTGTCGGGCTTCCCGTGCGGTGAACAGGGTGGCTGGATTGATACTATAAACCTGAGTGATTTAGTCGGAGATGTCAATTGAAACGGGCAGCGTGCCATTGAAGACGCGGAAACGCGGGTAGGCACGTCTTTCGCAATGCAGCCAACCGGTGGATGCCGCAGAGGTTGATGGTCATGGGGAATGGGACCTATCAACAAGGCCGGTTTGGTGACTGAAAGGGGCAGCGACCCGCAATATCTTGTGGATAAGTGGCGGAAATGGGCCATATGAGGGGCTCTTGCGTTGACTTGAGGCGGATGCGGAGGTCATGTTTCGGGTCCATGTGGGAATCGGGGTAGGCACCTTTGCGTTTTTCCAAGCTACGATTGAACGGCTTCAAAAGCTTTGTGGACCCGACCGATTTGATTATCGCCGACGGGCTGACCGGTGTGGTTGGTCCAAACGGCTGCGGTAAGTCGAATCTGCTGGAAGCCCTGCGCTGGGTCATGGGTGAAAACCGTCCAACCGCGATGCGCGGCGGTGGCATGGAAGACGTGATCTTTGCCGGTGCCGCAACCCGGCCTGCCCGTAACTTCGCTGAAGTATCGCTGCACATCGACAATGGCGAACGATTGGCACCTGCGGCGTTTAACGACAGCGACGTCCTGGAAATCGTGCGCCGGATCACGCGGGATGCGGGTTCGGCCTATAAGGTCGGCACCAAGGATGTGCGCGCGCGCGATGTGCAGATGCTTTTCGCGGATGCCTCGACCGGGGCGCATAGCCCGGCGCTGGTGCGGCAGGGACAGATATCAGAGCTGATTAACGCCAAACCCAAGGCGCGACGGCGCATTCTGGAAGAGGCGGCGGGCATCTCGGGGCTATATCAACGGCGGCACGAGGCTGAGCTGAAGCTGAAAGGGGCGGAAACCAACCTGACCCGTGTGGATGATGTGATCGAACAGCTTGCGACGCAATTGGGCCAGCTGGCGCGGCAGGCGCGGCAGGCACAGCGGTATCGCCAGATTGGCGAGGGGCTGCGCAAAGCCGAGGGCATGTTGCTTTACCGGCGCTGGAAAGAAGCGGATCAGGCACTGGCCGCAGCCGCCGACCAATTGCGCGAACGCACCGTTGCCGCAGCCCAGGCCGAGAAGACGGCCCAGCAAGCGTCCAAAGGTCGAACCGAAGCCGAAGCGGCGCTGCCGCCCCTACGTGAGGAAGAGGCCATCGCGGCTGCCGTGCTGCAACGCCTGCAGGTGCAGCGCGATACTCTCAAGGATCAGGAAGTGCGCGCACTGTCGATGATCGAGACGCTGCAAGGCCGGATTGACCAGCTGGGCCGCGATATCGACCGCGAGGCGGGGTTGAACAAGGACGCAGGCGAGACGATCGAACGGTTGGAATGGGAAACGGCAGAACTTGCCAAGGCCGGAAAAGGGCACGAAAGCCGCCTTGATGCGGCAAAGGCAGCAGCGGCAGAGGCCGCTCAGACCTTGCAAGCGCGCGAAGGCGATCTTTCGCAGCTGACCGAAGATGTGGCTCGCCTTGCCGCGCGGCACCAGTCGGCACAGCGACTGCTCGAGGATTCGCGCACCACGCTCGAGAAATCAGAGGCTGAAGAGGCCCGCGCCAAGGCCGCAATGGCCGAAGCGCAGCAGGCACTTGTCGATGCCGAGGCGCGCTTTGGCGCGGCACAGGCGGCCGAGGCACAGGCGGTTGAGACCGCAGCCAAGGCCGATGAAACATTGCTTGAGGCAGAGGCAGCGCGGGCCGAAACCCAGACCCGCGAAAGCGACGCGCGCGTGATGCGGTCCGAAGCCGAAGGCGAAGCAAACGCACTCAAGGCCGAGGTCGCGGCGCTCAGCCGGATGGTCGAACGTGACACCGCAGAAGGCGGGCAGGTGCTGGACCTGCTGCGCGTCGAAGGCGGTTATGAAAAAGCGCTTGGGGCTGCCTTGGCCGACGATTTGCGCGCCCCTGCAGTCGGGCCTGATGCGGCATCTGGCTGGGCAGCGCTTCCCGGCTATGCCGATCCACAGACCTTGCCTGCGGGGGTCAAGGCACTGACCAATTTCGTGAGCGTGCCAGAGGTGTTGGTGCGCCGCATGGGGCAGGTGGGACTGGTCGAGGCCGCAGATGGCCCGCGTTTGCAGGCTGATCTGAAACCGGGCCAACGATTGGTGAGTGTCGAAGGCGACTTGTGGCGCTGGGACGGGTTCCGCGCCGGGGCCGAGGATGCGCCATCGGCCGCAGCACTGCGGCTGCAGCAGTTGAACCGGTTGGCGACGCTGAAGCTTGATCTTGAAGAGGCCAACGCCAAGGCGGCGGGTATGGTGCAGGCGCACGAAAGCCTGACCCGGCGTCTGGCTGACTTGACCGAGGCCGACCAGAAAGCACGGCAGGCCCGGCGCGATGCGGACCGGCTGGTTGCCGACGCCAATCGCGCGCTCAGCCGGGCAGAGGCGGACCGCAATTTGGGCGCGGGCAAGGTGGAAAGCCTTGGCTTGGCCGCCAAACGTCATGCAGAAGAAGCGATGACCGCGCGCAAATCGCTGGGCGAAGCGGAAAAGGCTGCGCAGGGCTTGGGCGATCTGGATGCGGCACGGGCCGAAGTCGAAGACATCAAGATGACGGTCGAGGCCGCGCGGATCACGATGATGTCTCGCCGGTCGGCCCATGACGAGGTCCGCCGCGAGGGTGAGGCGCGCCTGAAGCGTAGTCAGGAAATCACCAAGGAAATCAGCGGCTGGAAGCATCGGTTGGAGACAGCCAACAAGCGCACCGCAGAGCTGGCATCGCGCAAGGCGGAATCCGAAGAAGAGTTGAAAGCTGCCGTCACCGCACCCGAAGAGATTGCGGCCAAGCGCGCCGAACTTGCCGACGCGATTGACGAGGCCGAGGGGCGGCGCAAAGCCTCTGCCGATGCGCTGGCTGCGGCGGAAAATGCGCTGCGTGTCTGCAGTGATGTCGAGCGAGATGCCGAGCGCGGCGCGTCCGAGGCGCGCGAGGCGCGCGCGCGGTCGGAGGCGCGATCAGATGCCGCGAAAGAAACCGTTGCCGCAGCTGCAGAACGGATCATGGAAGCACAAGAGGTGTCCCCCGATCAACTGCTTGACGCGCTGGACGTGGACCCCGACAAAATGCCGGACGCCGAAACCATCGAAGCGCAGGTCAATACGTTCAAACGGCAGCGCGATGCGCTGGGGGCCGTGAACCTGCGCGCCGAAGAAGACGCCAAGGAAGTGCAGGTCGAACATGACCAGCTTGTCACCGAAAAGGCCGATCTGGAAGCCGCCATTGCTGCATTGCGGTCCGGGATTGCCAGCCTCAACAAGGAAGGTCGCGAACGTCTGCTGACCGCTTTCGAGCAGGTGAACGAGAACTTTGGCCTGCTTTTCACCCACCTCTTTGGTGGCGGCGAAGCGAAACTGGTGCTGGTCGAAAGCGATGACCCGCTTGAGGCGGGGCTGGAAATCATGTGCCAGCCACCGGGTAAGAAGCTGTCGACGCTGTCGCTGTTGTCGGGGGGCGAACAGACCCTGACGGCCCTTGCACTGATCTTTGCGGTGTTCCTTGCTAACCCCGCGCCGATCTGTGTGCTCGACGAGGTCGACGCGCCGCTGGACGATGCCAATGTCACCCGGTTCTGCGACCTGCTGGACGAAATGACGCGCCGCACTGAAACACGGTTCCTGATCATCACCCACCATGCGGTGACCATGAGCCGGATGGACCGGCTGTTTGGCGTCACCATGGGCGAACAGGGCGTGAGCCAGCTTGTCTCTGTCGATCTGAAGAAAGCCGAGGCAATGGTGGCGTGAGCACCCACACCGACCTGAGCGCGCAAGCAGGCCGGTGTTGCGGCAGAGGTTTGACCCCTCGCGCAGTTGTGACGTTTGATGAGGCTCAAACCCGCTAAGCTGCGCCAAACGGAAGGGATGTCGATGCGGATTTTGTGGATGCTGGCCCTGCTGGCGGGACCAGCGGCGGCGCAGGAGTTCGAACCCAAGGCCAGTGACCAGGTGCTGGATGCCGCCGCGATGGCGGCACAGGTTGTGGGTCGCACGCACGAGTTTTTTGATGGTGGTGTCTCGTTCTTTTCGGTCTCAGGCATTTACACCTATACCTACAACGACGGTGCACGTGCCTATGGTGAATGGCAGCTGCGCGATGATGGTGCGGGTGGCGTCATTTGCACCTCTTTCGAGGCCGGTTTCTCGCGCTGCGACATGTATGTGCATGACGGCACCCGGCTGGTGCTGATCACCGAGGACGGCACCCGGTTCCCGGTGCGCGCAGAAAGCTAACCGGCGGACAGTGCTGACAGAAAAGCAGGGGTTGGCCAGGCATCAGCCGGTAGCCCAAGGCGCTGTTGTTCGGCCTGCACAGCGGCGCGCGTCTTGGCACCAAGGATTCCGTCAATGCCGCCGACATCGTGTCCCAGTGCGGTCAGACGTTCTTGCAAAACCATCATTTGATCGCCCGAAAGCCCGGCGTCTGGGTTGCCCGCGTCATAGGGCGGTGCGCCCATCAGCCGGGTTGCAAAGTAGGCGGCGGTGGTGACGTAGACAAAGCTTTTGTTCCACTCGAAATAGACCTCGAAATTCGGATAGGCGAGGAACGTAGGCCCCTTGCGCCCCATCGGCAACAGGACCGCGGCAGGCAGGTCTGCGGGGCCAAGGTCGCCGTTGCGCGCGGCCACCCCTGCGGCTTGCCAATCGGCCACCGACATCTTGTGATCAAGGCCGGTCTGCGCCCAGTTCAGGTCTTGCGGCACGGTAACTTCCTGCAACCACGGCTCATTCGCGCGCCACCCCAATGCGGACAGCACATGCGCCCCCGACAAAAGCGCATCGGCGCTTGAGGTCTTGAGCGTCACCTGACCGTCGCCATCGCCGTCGCGACCGTAGGCGATGATATCTTCGGGCAGCATCTGGACCTGCCCAATCTCGCCCGCCCAGGCCCCGGTAGTGGTGGCCGGGTCCATGTCGCCGCGCGCGGCCAGTTCAATCGCGGCGATCAGTTGCGGGCGAAACAGTTCTGGCCGGCGGCAGTCATGCGCAAGCGTCAGCAGCGCGTTACGCGTGTTGAAATCGCCTTGCACCTGCCCGTAATCCGTCTCGAACGCCCAAAACGCCAGCAACACCCCACGGGGGATGCCATAGTCGCGGGCGATTTGGTCAAAGACGGCGTCATTTCGGTCGCCATAAATGCGGCCATTGTCCAACCGGTTTTGGCTGATCAGGCGCCGCGAAAAGTCGATAAAGTCGCGTTGAAAAACGCCCTGCGACCGATCCGCCTTGATCACCGCAGGGTCTAGCGCGGCACCTGCGAAGAACGCATCTGACGCAGCGGCGCTGATGCTCTGCGCTGCTGCCTCAGCCTTTACGCCGTCAATAAAGGCGGGCAGCGGGCCGCCGCAGGTCTGGGCGGTGGTCTGGCTGGCAAGAAGGGCGAGGGCAAAGGCAAGGCGCATGGCAATTCCTGTCTGGTTTGGCCCAGCCTAGCAGCGGGTCAGCTGATCAGAAAGAGACCGATCAACAGTGCAGGCATAAGAACCGCCGCCCAGACGCGCCACAGAATCCAGACAGCCTCTGTGATGTGGTCGGCATTCAGCTCTCGGATGCCGCGCGTGTTGACGAAAGGATAGTCTTGCACCGTGCCGTCATAGACGCGCGGACCTGAAAGGGCAAAGTTCAGGGCATGGGCCAATGCCGCTTCGGGCCAGCCTGCGTTGGGGGACCGGTGCAGCGGGGCATCGTCGACCACCCCGTCGAAGACGTCAAAGCGCAAGGTCACAAGCAGGATCAGCCCAGCGGTGATGCGCGCGGGCACCCAGTTCAGCAAGTCATCGAACCGGGCGGCGGCCCAGCCGAACTCTGCGTGGCGGTCAGTGCGGTAGCCGATCATGCTGTCGGCGGTATTGGTGATCTTGTAGATCAGCAGCCCCGGCAATCCGCCGATCACAAACCAGAAGATCGGTGCGATCACCCCGTCCGACAGGTTTTCTGCCCCGCTTTCGATGGCCGCGCGGGCAATATCTGCCTCGGTCATGTCATTTGTATCACGGCCAACGATCTGCGCGACCGCACGGCGGCCATCGCCAAGGCTGATGCGCAGCCCGCGCGCGACGGCCAGCACATGGTCACACAGCGAACGTTGCGCAAGCAGAACTGCCAGTGCGATCACCTCGACCACGGTGCCGGGGATTGCGCGCAACAGCAGGCCAATGGCCAGTGCCGACAGGACCATGATCACCAACGCGGCGATCCCCTTGGCCTTGCGCGCGGCACCCTGGTTCAGCGCCTCATCCATCCATCCAATCACCCGCCCCATCAATACGGCAGGGTGCGGCACACGGGACCACAGCCACTTGGGCTCTCCCAGCAGCGCATCAAGGATCATGCCAATGGTTAGGGTCAAAACGCGGCCTCAACCTGTGCCCAGCGGTCTGGGTGCGGCAAGCCCAGACGCAGCCAATTGTCGGCATAAGGGAAGATGCGCGACCAGATCTTGTGGCGGGCCAGATGTGCTTGCGCGGCGGCGGCATCCTGCACTTGATAAAGCCGGAACAGGTCCGTTCCACCAAGGCTGACAGCACCTTTGGCCGTGACGATCTTGTCCAGCTTTGCTGCGTCTTGTGCCAATCGCGTCCGCGTTTCATCCGCCCATGCGGGGTCTGACAACGCCTCTGCGCCGATGGCCAGCGCCACACCGGATACGTGCCAGGGGCCAAGCGCCTCTTTCAGGTCGGTGATGATCACGGGGTCCCCGATGGCAAAGCCCAGCCGCAGACCCGCGTGCCCCCAGAATTTGCCGAAACTCTTCAGCACAATAGTGCCGGGTCTTGCGGACAAGGCGATATGACTTTCGCCCGGTGTGACGTCGCAAAAGCTTTCGTCGATGATTGTCAGCGGCGCATTCAGATTGTCCGCATCCCACATCAGGCCATCCGGGTTGTTGGGGTGAACCGCCACCAGCGCGTCATAGCCGTCTTCATCCAGTGTCCAGCCTGCTGCCCGAAAGGCTGCCCCATGTTCATTGTATGTGGGGCCGGGGATTTCGACGCGGCCCGCCGGGCGCATCCGGGGCAGTTGCGCAATAAGCGCCGAGGCGCCCGAGGCCGGCAAAATCGCAGCACCTTCCGGCACCTGCCAATAGCTGCGGGCAAGCCCGATCAGGCGTTCCATCGCGTCCGTGTCAGGCAAGCCCGTCCAGACGTGGCCAGGCAATGGCGGAATAGGATAAGGCACCGGATTGATCCCGGTCGACAGGTCAAGCCATTCGGCGCGCACGCCACCATATCGTTTGATTGCCGCGTCCAGACCGCCGCCATGATCGCGCTGAGTGGTCATGATACGTCAGGCAATGGCGGGTGGCGGGTGACAAAATGGCCTTTGATCGCCTGCGGCCACTCGCGGTAAGGCACCTGGCCTGTGTCGCTGGCCGCGTGTTTGGCGGCATAGTCGACAATGCCCGCGGCTGCTTCTGCGTCTGGTTCAAAATCGCCGATGGTGTAGTTCAGCTTGTCTTGGCCCTGCACCGCGACGTTGCAACCTTTCTTGCAGCCCATCAGGCAGGACACGCGCCGGGTTTGCACGTTGGGGGCATCTTCTGCCGCCGCCTCAATCAAGGCCGCCAGCCGTTCGCCATCAGTTTGGGACATATCGCCTGATTCCCACCCCTCGCGCTTGCAGGTGTCGCAAATGGTGATCCAGGTTGTCATGGCAAAAATCCCGTTGGTCCAAGCCGACTTTCAAGCGGATTTCGGCCTGAGTGACAAGATGATGAGCGGAAAATCGTCTGCTTTCTCTGATCCGCCGAAATGTTAACCATTCGTTTACCCTAAGGATGAATGACAGCTTAACGTACTAGTCAATTTGTGACGAAACCGTTACAAAAGAGTTGCGGATGTGGAGGTGAGATGCACGTTCTGATTGTTCAGAGCAACGCACAGTTGGGGTCATTGTGGCAACGTCATCTGGAGCGGTTGGGCATGTCGGTTGTTTTGGCAACCAGCGGTTCCGATGCCGTTCAGATTATTGAAGATGTGCCCTTTGATGTGATTGTTTTGGACCTTGTCCTGCGCGAAGGCAGTGCATTGACCGTCGCTGATGTTGCGAATTTCCGCCAACCAGACGCCAATGTGGTGTTCGTTACCGACACGACGTTCTTTTCGGACGGGTCAATTTTCGCGCATAGCGCCAATGCCCGTGCCTTTGTAGAAAAGGCGACGCCGCCAGCGGATCTGGCGGCGATTGTGGAACACTATGGCCACAGCGCTAGCCGCGACCGTGAGGCTCTGCATAGTTCAACCGTGGGTTGATCGGCACGATCCGATGAGGGTTAATACTCTCGTGACTAAAGTGATAATGGCGCACGATATGGTCCATGTTCACCGTCGCAGCAATGCCGGGCATTTGGTACAATTCACGTGTGTAACCCCATAGATTGGGGTACTCGCGCAGGGTCTTCAGGTTACACTTGAAATGCAGGTGATAGACCGGATCAAAGCGGATCAGGGTTGTCCACAGGCGCCAGTCCGCCTCGGTCAGTATGTCGCCCATCAGATAGCGATTGTCAGCCAGCCGTGCCTCAAGCCAGTCAAATGTGTCGAACAATGGCCCCACCGCGGCATCATAGGCCGATTGCGTCGTGGCAAAGCCTGACTTGTAGACACCGTTGTTCAATGTGTCATAGATCCGGTCGTTCACCGGGGCGATGGCATCGCGCAAATCGGTGGGCCAATAATCGTCCTTATTGCCGGTGATTCCGTCAAAGGCGCTATTGAACATGCGGATGATTTCGGACGATTCGTTGGAGACGATGGTTTCGCGTTCCTTGTCCCACAAGATTGGTACGGTCACCCGGCCGGACATATCGGGCTGCGCCTTGAGGTAGATATCGCGCGCAAAAGGCAAACCATAAAGATCGTCACCAGTGGCGCCTTTGTCATCCGTCTCAAATGTCCAACCGTCTGTCAGCATATCGGGGTGCACCACCGAGATGCTGATGTGGTCCGTCAGACCCTTCAACTGGCGAAACACAAGGGTGCGGTGGGCCCAAGGGCAGGCATAAGAGACATAAAGATGGTAGCGCCCGGATGCGGCCGCGAATCCGCCCTCGCCTGAGGGGCCGGCGCTCCCGTCTGCTGTGATCCAGTTGCGAAACTTGGCTTGCGTGCGCTTGAACGCGCCGCCGGTGGATTTCGTGTCGTACCAGACGTCATGCCAAACGCCATCTACCAATTGTCCCATCTGAGTGGTCCTTTCTTTGCTTGCATCACAGGTAGCGGCGGCACATGCCCGCGCATACCCCCACCCCCGCGCAGTCCATTCTGCATGGCTGCACAGGTCGCAAATGGCCCACAAAGGCCGTGGAATCGTTTGCGCCGACCCGCCACCGCCCATATACCAGCCCCTGACGAAGCCCATGGGCCAGAGAGGTGGTGGCGCGCGGTCGACCCTGACGGGGACCAAACGCCACGTCGTCCGACACCGTTGCGCGCGGTCCTTCTCGGCCTGACCAGACACAAGGACACGCCATGCGCCTGATACTTTCGCTTTTGCTGATCATTTGCGCCCAAATGGCTGCGGCGCACCCCGGCCACCTGGTCGATGTCGCGGGCCACGACCACTGGGTCGCGGGTGCGGCCATTGGTGCCGCCGTGTTGATCGGGCTGTGGGGCGTGCTGAAAGGCAAGAAAGAAACCGACGGTGACGGCCCCGAGGACGAGCTCGAGCTGGAAGAGGAAGCGGCATGAAAACCGGTGTGATGATCTGCGGTCACGGCTCGCGTAGCCAATCGGCGGTTGATGAATTCGCTGTGCTCGCCGAAAAGCTGCCCGCCTATCTGCCCGACAGCTGGGAAACGGATTATGGCTATCTGGAATTCGCCAACCCGGTGATCCGCGACGGGTTGGACAAGCTGCGCGAGGGCGGCTGTGACCGCATTCTGGCGGTGCCCGGCATGCTTTTTGCCGCGATGCACGCCAAGAATGACATCCCCACGGTCTTGAACACCTACGCCCGCAAACACGGGCTGGACGTCCGCTATGGCCGAGAGCTGGGCGTAGACCCCAAGATGATCGACGCCGCCGCTGGCCGTATCCAGGAGGCTGTCGATCAGGCAAACGCATCCCATGGCGACCTGCCACTGACAGAGACCTGTCTGGTCGTCATCGGGCGCGGTGCGTCGGACCCAGATGCCAACGGGAACGTGTCAAAAATCGCCCGGATGCTGCAAGAAGGGATGGGCTTTGGCTGGTGCGAGGTCGGCTATTCCGGTGTGACCTTCCCGCTGGTGGAACCCTGCCTGCAACACGTGGCGCATCTGCCCTACAAGCGCGTGATCGTATTCCCCTATTTCCTGTTCTCAGGCATCCTGATTGACCGTATCTATGGCTTTACCGATCAGGTCGCCGCCGAACACCCCAATATCCAGTTCATCAAAGCGCCCTATCTGGGGGACCATCCCAAGGTGCTCGAGACTTTTGCAGAACGAATTCTGGAACAAGACAGCGCCACTCCGCCGCCAAACTGTGGCATCTGTGCCTACCGCGAACAGGTGCTGGCGACCAAGGATGGCGGCCACCACCACATCACCCCCGAAGACCGCCAGCACCCCGCCTTTGGCAGCGTCCCACCGCCCACGTGCGTATTGTGCAAATACCGTGTGCAGGTGCTGGGGTTCGAGGCAGAGGTGGGCGCGGTTCAGGAAAGCCACCACCACCACGTCGAAGGCCAGGGGGCCTCTGCGCCGGGGTCCAATGTGGCTGATTGCGCGCTGTGCGACACGTTTTGCACGGGCATGTGCCGGCTCGAAGCGACACATGATCACCACCACCATCATCATCACGACCACGGTCATGATCACCATCATGACCACGCTGTCTATCCCCATGCGGATCACCCGCATGGACCGGAAAGCGCGCGCAAATCAAACAAGGCCTGATTTTCTTCTGGCCAAAGTAATCCCCGCCGGAGACACGATTATGCGTCGAATGATCGCCACCGCATACGACAACCCAAGGCCCGCCAATGCGCCCTTATGAAAAAGACCCAGCCGCGATCTATGCCGCCAGTTTCGCCACTGTCGCGGCAGAGGCGCGGCTGGATCGGTTTCAGACAGACATGCGCCCGCTGATCACCCGGTTGATCCACGCTTGCGGGATGATCGAAGTGGCCGATCGGCTGGTCTGGTCGGACAGGGCATTTGCCGCTGGGCATGCGGCGCTGCAAGCTGGCAAGCCCGTCTTGTGTGATTGCGAGATGGTCGGCGCGGGCATTATCCGCCGCTACCTGCCCGCGAAAAACAAAGTGATAGTCACGCTGAATGATCCATCTGTCCCTGACCATGCCAAGGTCATCGGCAATACGCGGTCCGCGGCAGCCGTGGACCTTTGGGAACCACATCTCGATGGTGCTGTCGTGGCAGTGGGCAATGCGCCCACCGCACTTTTTCATCTGCTTGAACTGATCGACGCGGGCGGCCCAAAGCCTGCCGTGATCCTTGGATTTCCCGTCGGCTTTATTGGTGCTGCGGAAAGCAAGGCCGAACTGGCCGCCAACCCGCGCGGCTGCGACTTTGTCGCCCTGCGCGGTCGGCGCGGCGGCTCTGCAATGGCCTCGGCTGCGGTCAACGCGCTCGCCGCGGGCCTGCCAGAGGTGACGTCATGACAACGCGGCGCTGCCCCGCCTGCGGATTTGCTGGCCACCTCGATGGCCCGACCCACGCCTATATGAGCCCCTCTGCCGCCTGCTGGGCGCGTTATGGCGAAGTTTTGGCGCGCGAGTATAGCGACGCCCGCTATTGGACATCACACCGATTGCTGACTGATGCCTATTGCGGGCAGCATTCCATTGGCTCGGATCGGCGGGCGCGGCAATCGCTGTGGATCCACATGGCCGCGCTGATCCTGCACTTTGAACATCAGTCCCCGGAGGAAAGGATCGTGACATTCCTGCGCACGGCCGCAAAGTCCGGGTATGATTTCCCACCGCTCGACATGCCATATGCCAACTTGACCGTTAACATTGACGCGATCCACGCTGCACCAGACGCCGCCACGCATGTGGCCGAGGTCACGACCTACGCCCGCGCGGTGCATGACGTCTGGGCCCCGCATCGCGCGGCCTTTGAGGGTTTGATCCAAGAGGTCGCAGCATGAGTGCGCCGTGGTTGCACATCGTCGGCATTGGCGAGGACGGTTTAGACGGACTAACCCCTGCGACCCGCGCCGTGGTCGAAGCGGCAGAAGTCATTCTGGGCGGCGATCGGCATCACACACTGGCCGCCAATCCAGAGGCGGAACGGCTGGCTTGGCCGTCGCCCTTTGACGCGATGATCGACACGATCAGGGGGCTGAAGGGGCGTCGCGCGGTGGTGCTGGTCACCGGTGATCCGCTTTGGTTCTCGGTCGGTGCGCGGATCGGGCGCGCGATTGACCCGTCCGAGATCACCTACCATCCGCAGCTTTCCGCGTTTCAACTGGCCGCGGCCCGCATGGGCTGGTCGCT
This window contains:
- a CDS encoding response regulator → MHVLIVQSNAQLGSLWQRHLERLGMSVVLATSGSDAVQIIEDVPFDVIVLDLVLREGSALTVADVANFRQPDANVVFVTDTTFFSDGSIFAHSANARAFVEKATPPADLAAIVEHYGHSASRDREALHSSTVG
- a CDS encoding lytic murein transglycosylase, with the translated sequence MRLAFALALLASQTTAQTCGGPLPAFIDGVKAEAAAQSISAAASDAFFAGAALDPAVIKADRSQGVFQRDFIDFSRRLISQNRLDNGRIYGDRNDAVFDQIARDYGIPRGVLLAFWAFETDYGQVQGDFNTRNALLTLAHDCRRPELFRPQLIAAIELAARGDMDPATTTGAWAGEIGQVQMLPEDIIAYGRDGDGDGQVTLKTSSADALLSGAHVLSALGWRANEPWLQEVTVPQDLNWAQTGLDHKMSVADWQAAGVAARNGDLGPADLPAAVLLPMGRKGPTFLAYPNFEVYFEWNKSFVYVTTAAYFATRLMGAPPYDAGNPDAGLSGDQMMVLQERLTALGHDVGGIDGILGAKTRAAVQAEQQRLGLPADAWPTPAFLSALSAG
- the hemP gene encoding hemin uptake protein HemP; amino-acid sequence: MDLQSKAPKTDRSKVAPLRYDARDLIKTGAEARIDLDGQVYVLRITRAGKLILTK
- the smc gene encoding chromosome segregation protein SMC; protein product: MRFSKLRLNGFKSFVDPTDLIIADGLTGVVGPNGCGKSNLLEALRWVMGENRPTAMRGGGMEDVIFAGAATRPARNFAEVSLHIDNGERLAPAAFNDSDVLEIVRRITRDAGSAYKVGTKDVRARDVQMLFADASTGAHSPALVRQGQISELINAKPKARRRILEEAAGISGLYQRRHEAELKLKGAETNLTRVDDVIEQLATQLGQLARQARQAQRYRQIGEGLRKAEGMLLYRRWKEADQALAAAADQLRERTVAAAQAEKTAQQASKGRTEAEAALPPLREEEAIAAAVLQRLQVQRDTLKDQEVRALSMIETLQGRIDQLGRDIDREAGLNKDAGETIERLEWETAELAKAGKGHESRLDAAKAAAAEAAQTLQAREGDLSQLTEDVARLAARHQSAQRLLEDSRTTLEKSEAEEARAKAAMAEAQQALVDAEARFGAAQAAEAQAVETAAKADETLLEAEAARAETQTRESDARVMRSEAEGEANALKAEVAALSRMVERDTAEGGQVLDLLRVEGGYEKALGAALADDLRAPAVGPDAASGWAALPGYADPQTLPAGVKALTNFVSVPEVLVRRMGQVGLVEAADGPRLQADLKPGQRLVSVEGDLWRWDGFRAGAEDAPSAAALRLQQLNRLATLKLDLEEANAKAAGMVQAHESLTRRLADLTEADQKARQARRDADRLVADANRALSRAEADRNLGAGKVESLGLAAKRHAEEAMTARKSLGEAEKAAQGLGDLDAARAEVEDIKMTVEAARITMMSRRSAHDEVRREGEARLKRSQEITKEISGWKHRLETANKRTAELASRKAESEEELKAAVTAPEEIAAKRAELADAIDEAEGRRKASADALAAAENALRVCSDVERDAERGASEAREARARSEARSDAAKETVAAAAERIMEAQEVSPDQLLDALDVDPDKMPDAETIEAQVNTFKRQRDALGAVNLRAEEDAKEVQVEHDQLVTEKADLEAAIAALRSGIASLNKEGRERLLTAFEQVNENFGLLFTHLFGGGEAKLVLVESDDPLEAGLEIMCQPPGKKLSTLSLLSGGEQTLTALALIFAVFLANPAPICVLDEVDAPLDDANVTRFCDLLDEMTRRTETRFLIITHHAVTMSRMDRLFGVTMGEQGVSQLVSVDLKKAEAMVA
- a CDS encoding DUF1636 family protein translates to MTTWITICDTCKREGWESGDMSQTDGERLAALIEAAAEDAPNVQTRRVSCLMGCKKGCNVAVQGQDKLNYTIGDFEPDAEAAAGIVDYAAKHAASDTGQVPYREWPQAIKGHFVTRHPPLPDVS
- a CDS encoding DUF6732 family protein — protein: MRLILSLLLIICAQMAAAHPGHLVDVAGHDHWVAGAAIGAAVLIGLWGVLKGKKETDGDGPEDELELEEEAA
- a CDS encoding glutathione S-transferase family protein — encoded protein: MGQLVDGVWHDVWYDTKSTGGAFKRTQAKFRNWITADGSAGPSGEGGFAAASGRYHLYVSYACPWAHRTLVFRQLKGLTDHISISVVHPDMLTDGWTFETDDKGATGDDLYGLPFARDIYLKAQPDMSGRVTVPILWDKERETIVSNESSEIIRMFNSAFDGITGNKDDYWPTDLRDAIAPVNDRIYDTLNNGVYKSGFATTQSAYDAAVGPLFDTFDWLEARLADNRYLMGDILTEADWRLWTTLIRFDPVYHLHFKCNLKTLREYPNLWGYTRELYQMPGIAATVNMDHIVRHYHFSHESINPHRIVPINPRLNYAEPHGRG
- a CDS encoding threonine-phosphate decarboxylase; amino-acid sequence: MTTQRDHGGGLDAAIKRYGGVRAEWLDLSTGINPVPYPIPPLPGHVWTGLPDTDAMERLIGLARSYWQVPEGAAILPASGASALIAQLPRMRPAGRVEIPGPTYNEHGAAFRAAGWTLDEDGYDALVAVHPNNPDGLMWDADNLNAPLTIIDESFCDVTPGESHIALSARPGTIVLKSFGKFWGHAGLRLGFAIGDPVIITDLKEALGPWHVSGVALAIGAEALSDPAWADETRTRLAQDAAKLDKIVTAKGAVSLGGTDLFRLYQVQDAAAAQAHLARHKIWSRIFPYADNWLRLGLPHPDRWAQVEAAF